A single region of the Amphiprion ocellaris isolate individual 3 ecotype Okinawa chromosome 4, ASM2253959v1, whole genome shotgun sequence genome encodes:
- the stra6l gene encoding STRA6-like, translating into MIRNQGEQLFSNVSRIDDCQSGISVEFFLHLSLLPSVVIVGVLSFLQKRPQKFAIDHRLAFLKGRFAIVVPLDTIGSLSNRWSYGFAYGAVSSSVLLLFSERYLLFDVPNWARAIVYLIGALEVGLAYFPFFACLSTPFRMVGAVLGILYSVGWIIVTVWDTFTCPDGKILGRYQKIISQWPCILSFIFLLGRFLYILIKAVRIRLQLEPEDPEELNEQHQVQHVKRLLRKTQSRPLTWFERRVYDWDPYFKFPNRLIGTAIISLIGLYMMTLADYSLSDVAFDQVERWKNTLQQLVTSCNQTEPVEVMIPQLEEFLDVARISWLATTIFASLNSVAYTFHILVCYRKHLKRLWKGQKSFIPEKFHKPRSAVSVASIARYSGWQIAFTLWGYLIVHFVYFLFAMLLAYALILPVLHGNVVAMLNTLGTILLTIALVIGLVILQVAMVQIFFLQNKMSPTDKEKPLALNNRKAFHCFNYFFFFYNVVMGISTCILRLLCSIVVGTWLVSRIDRTIMQRGYETMDAGYSTWIGMIFADHYHNNPVMVCFCQLLISNKLEKHHTSAYATFSDAMPESNVNNRARRRWVLFYTLLKNPRLILLRKHHLSASSSSSSPSQSAPSETVVRACVMASQTQNSLTGLQSLPEITVTPAEDC; encoded by the exons ATGATAAGAAACCAAGGGGAACAGCT ATTCTCCAATGTCTCCAGAATTGATGACTGTCAAAGTGGAATCTCTGTGGAGTTCTTCCTGCATCTTTCACTCTTACCATCA GTGGTGATTGTAGGGGTGCTGTCGTTCCTCCAGAAAAGACCCCAGAAATTTGCCATTGACCACAGACTGGCCTTCCTAAAGGGGCGTTTTGCTATTGTAGT GCCTTTGGATACTATAGGCAGCCTCAGTAATCGATGGTCCTATGGCTTCGCATATGGTGCAGTTTCCAGCAGTGTCCTGCTGCTCTTCTCTGAACGTTACCTCCTCTTCGATGTCCCAAACTGGGCCAGAG CTATAGTGTATCTGATTGGAGCTTTAGAAGTGGGCCTGGCATATTTCCCTTTCTTTGCCTGTTTGTCCACACCATTCAGAATGGTCGGAGCAGTGCTGGGAATACTCTACTCTGTGGGCTG GATCATCGTTACAGTCTGGGATACATTCACCTGTCCCGACGGTAAG attttgggGAGATACCAGAAGATCATTTCCCAGTGGCCCTGCATCCTCTCCTTCATTTTCCTCCTGGGACGATTTCTTTATATACTGATTAAAGCTGTTCGAATACGTCTGCAACTGGAACCAGAG GACCCTGAAGAGCTGAATGAACAACACCAGGTCCAGCATGTTAAGAGACTGCTGAGGAAAACACAGAG TAGGCCGCTCACCTGGTTCGAGAGGCGAGTGTATGACTGGGACCCTTACTTCAAGTTTCCCAACAGGCTCATTGGCACTGCAATTATTTCCCTTATAGGCCTATATATG ATGACACTTGCGGACTACAGCCTCAGTGATGTTGCTTTTGACCAAGTAGAGAGGTGGAAGAATACACTACAACAGCTGGTGACCTCCTGTAACCAAACCGAGCCTGTGGAAGTCATGATACCACAGCTGGAAGAATTCCTTGACGTGGCCAGGA taTCCTGGCTAGCCACCACCATCTTTGCCAGTCTCAACTCTGTTGCCTACACCTTCCATATTTTAGTATGTTACAG GAAACACTTGAAGAGATTGTGGAAAGGACAGAAGAGTTTTATCCCTGAGAAGTTTCACAAACCTCGCTCTGCTGTCAGTGTG GCTTCCATTGCAAGATACTCTGGGTGGCAAATAGCTTTTACACTGTGGG gGTACCTGATAGTCCATTTTGTCTACTTCCTCTTTGCTATGCTGTTAGCCTATGCGCTGATTCTTCCTGTATTGCATGGAAATGTGGTGGCCATGCTGAACACCCTGGGAACAATACT TCTGACCATCGCTCTGGTGATCGGCCTGGTGATTCTCCAGGTAGCTATGGTTCAGATCTTCTTCCTTCAGAACAAAATGTCTCCCACAGATAAGGAGAAACCTCTGGCTCTCAACAACAG GAAGGCGTTCCACTGCTTCaactacttcttcttcttctacaatGTGGTGATGGGAATCAGCACCTGCATACTGAGACTACTGTGTAGCATAGTGGTGGGAACATGGCTTGTGTCCCGTATAGACCGAACCATAATGCAGAGGGGATATGAAACCATGGATGCCG GTTACAGTACATGGATTGGGATGATCTTTGCTGACCATTATCATAACAACCCAGTCATGGTATGTTTCTGCCAGCTGCTGATCTCCAACAAGCTGGAGAAGCACCACACATCTGCATATGCCACATTCAGCGATGCTATGCCAG AATCCAATGTTAATAACCGGGCGAGGAGGCGTTGGGTGTTGTTTTATACCTTATTGAAGAACCCTCGTCTGATCCTACTCAGGAAGCACCACCTCTCTGCATCTTCTTCATCGTCATCACCATCCCAATCTGCCCCATCAGAAACTGTGGTACGGGCTTGCGTCATGGCATCTCAAACACAGAACAGCCTAACAGGGTTGCAGTCACTACCAGAGATCACAGTCACACCAGCAGAAGATTGTTAA
- the spink4 gene encoding serine peptidase inhibitor, Kazal type 4, with translation MTAKVIFLGLLLICVAAGAEEKSPHERRPSCLDMPEILACPMNLAPVCGNDGNTYANECTLCAQSRKIKMDIYVVKDESC, from the exons ATGACTGCGAAAGTTATTTTTCTGGGACTTCTGCTCATCTGTGTCGCCGCAg GTGCAGAGGAGAAGTCTCCACATGAGAGAAGG CCTTCTTGTCTTGACATGCCGGAGATCTTGGCGTGTCCTATGAATCTCGCTCCTGTGTGTGGCAACGATGGAAACACATATGCCAATGAGTGTACACTGTGCGCCCAGAGTCG aaaaatcaagatGGACATTTACGTTGTCAAGGACGAGAGCTGCTGA